One Nocardioidaceae bacterium SCSIO 66511 genomic window carries:
- a CDS encoding alpha/beta fold hydrolase, with product MLIQRELPTLPISDGHLAYRDVGSGPTVILLHGGAVDHRMWDPQFDALASDHRVIAVDARGHGRSSTPTAPFRHCDDLAELCERLQIESAVLVGVSMGAGTAVDTAVEHPELVRALAVSGAGTSAPDFRDPWVLDILQTWARTQAERDAEGWIEAFMRFVPGPHRELSQVDPQVVQQVDGMVRDTLETHVGGDDPVLPGPVDDVRARAAKIAVPVLAIVGGVDSDDHIRMATELTDTVAHGSVATIANTAHYPNLERPAEFNAALRNFLAGVTG from the coding sequence ATGTTGATCCAACGAGAACTCCCGACCCTGCCGATCAGCGACGGCCACCTCGCGTACCGAGACGTAGGCAGTGGACCAACGGTCATCCTGTTGCACGGCGGCGCGGTCGACCACCGGATGTGGGATCCGCAGTTCGACGCGCTCGCGTCTGATCACCGCGTCATCGCCGTTGACGCGCGCGGGCACGGGCGATCGTCGACACCGACCGCTCCGTTCCGCCACTGCGACGACCTCGCCGAACTGTGCGAACGACTCCAGATCGAATCCGCAGTGCTGGTCGGCGTGTCGATGGGCGCGGGAACTGCCGTCGACACTGCCGTCGAGCACCCCGAGTTGGTACGCGCGCTCGCGGTCAGCGGCGCGGGCACGAGCGCACCCGACTTCCGTGATCCGTGGGTGCTCGACATCCTGCAGACCTGGGCTCGTACGCAGGCCGAACGCGACGCCGAGGGCTGGATCGAGGCGTTCATGCGGTTCGTACCCGGCCCGCACCGCGAGTTGTCGCAGGTCGACCCGCAGGTCGTACAACAGGTCGATGGCATGGTGCGTGACACGCTCGAGACCCACGTCGGGGGAGACGATCCCGTGCTTCCTGGCCCAGTGGACGACGTACGTGCACGGGCCGCGAAGATCGCCGTACCGGTGCTCGCGATCGTCGGCGGCGTCGACTCCGACGACCACATCCGAATGGCGACGGAACTCACCGACACCGTCGCGCACGGATCGGTGGCGACGATCGCCAATACTGCGCACTACCCGAACCTCGAACGGCCGGCGGAATTCAACGCCGCGCTGCGCAACTTTCTCGCGGGCGTGACGGGCTGA
- a CDS encoding MarR family transcriptional regulator, which translates to MNAAPLSPDEAGARMRDVFDVLGPLYRRIQRTVENSEPIEGVSVGVRAVLDMLRTHGPMTVPAMGSSQALSRQFVQRMVNDARDRGWVRATDNPAHRRSSLIALTSSGERTIAAVLAREHAVLRDVPGDLTSGDIDTCLRVLRSMLELVNETDVD; encoded by the coding sequence ATGAATGCCGCTCCCCTGTCACCTGACGAGGCCGGCGCGCGGATGCGCGACGTGTTCGACGTCCTGGGCCCGTTGTATCGACGCATCCAGCGCACGGTCGAGAACAGCGAACCGATCGAGGGTGTGTCGGTCGGCGTACGCGCCGTGCTGGACATGCTGCGTACGCACGGACCGATGACGGTGCCGGCGATGGGCAGCTCGCAGGCACTGAGCAGGCAGTTCGTCCAACGCATGGTCAATGACGCACGTGATCGCGGTTGGGTCCGGGCGACCGACAACCCGGCACACCGACGCTCCTCACTGATCGCGCTCACGTCGAGCGGCGAACGTACGATCGCCGCGGTGCTCGCACGAGAACACGCCGTGCTACGCGACGTACCCGGCGACCTCACCTCCGGCGACATCGACACCTGTCTACGCGTTCTCCGCTCGATGCTCGAGCTCGTCAACGAGACCGATGTCGACTGA
- a CDS encoding RDD family protein, whose protein sequence is MSEEAQELRVAGWPRRIIALFIDWFVALLTVSAIAGTPVWESSSSSWWNLLAFFVEVSILTGLLGYSIGQRLTGVKILRLDGGQLDPLRAAVRTALICVIVPPLVNDERQRGLHDRAVGSIAVRA, encoded by the coding sequence GTGAGCGAGGAAGCCCAAGAGCTGCGGGTCGCGGGCTGGCCCCGCCGGATCATCGCGTTGTTCATCGACTGGTTCGTTGCGCTGCTGACCGTCTCCGCGATCGCGGGCACCCCCGTGTGGGAGTCCAGCAGCAGCTCCTGGTGGAACCTGCTCGCCTTCTTCGTCGAGGTCTCGATCCTCACCGGCCTGCTCGGCTACTCGATCGGGCAGCGCCTCACGGGCGTCAAGATCCTACGCCTCGACGGTGGTCAGCTCGACCCGCTGCGCGCGGCAGTGCGTACCGCGTTGATCTGCGTGATCGTCCCGCCGTTGGTCAACGATGAGCGGCAGCGCGGGCTGCATGACCGAGCGGTCGGCTCGATCGCCGTACGGGCCTGA